In one Natronosalvus amylolyticus genomic region, the following are encoded:
- a CDS encoding YhbY family RNA-binding protein, whose translation MDTQELKKRAHDLDVTVWVGKSGVDAVVDELNDQLANENLVKVKFLRAARAGDSTESKAQSLAEEVNGTLVETRGHTAVIHR comes from the coding sequence ATGGATACACAGGAACTGAAAAAGCGAGCCCACGACCTCGACGTAACCGTCTGGGTCGGTAAAAGCGGCGTCGACGCCGTCGTCGACGAGTTGAACGACCAGCTCGCAAACGAGAATCTGGTAAAAGTGAAGTTTCTTCGGGCTGCTCGAGCCGGGGACTCCACCGAGAGCAAAGCACAGTCACTCGCCGAGGAAGTGAACGGCACGCTCGTTGAGACGCGCGGGCACACCGCCGTGATCCATCGATGA
- a CDS encoding ribonuclease P protein component 4: protein MNIAAERIDRLHDLARAAAADGEDERAKHYVRLARRVAERNRLSLPRTFKRFTCDACDAYLRPGVNARVRLQDGHVVITCDCGHHARYPYE, encoded by the coding sequence CTCCACGACCTCGCTCGAGCGGCGGCTGCCGACGGTGAGGACGAGCGGGCCAAACACTACGTCAGGCTGGCCCGTCGCGTGGCCGAACGGAACCGACTGTCGCTCCCTCGAACGTTCAAACGGTTCACCTGCGACGCGTGTGATGCGTATCTCCGCCCGGGCGTGAACGCTCGCGTTCGCCTCCAGGATGGCCACGTGGTGATCACCTGTGACTGTGGACACCACGCTCGGTACCCCTACGAGTGA